The Populus trichocarpa isolate Nisqually-1 chromosome 11, P.trichocarpa_v4.1, whole genome shotgun sequence genome has a segment encoding these proteins:
- the LOC7472323 gene encoding magnesium-chelatase subunit ChlI, chloroplastic — translation MATILGTSSAAILAYRPFSKPSIPSLSLTSSGLSFGRESYGGIGLVGKKGRPQFHVAVACVATDIGSVEEAQKLASKENQRPVYPFAAIVGQDEMKLCLLLNVIDPKIGGVMIMGDRGTGKSTTVRSLVDLLPEIKVVAGDPYNSDPEDPESMGIEVRESVVKGENLTVVMTKINMVDLPLGATEDRVCGTIDIEKALTEGVKAFEPGLLAKANRGILYVDEVNLLDDHLVDVLLDSAASGWNTVEREGISISHPARFILIGSGNPEEGELRPQLLDRFGMHAQVGTVRDAELRVKIVEERARFDKNPKEFRHSYKAEQEKLRQQIASARACLSSVQIDHDLKVKISKVCAELNVDGLRGDIVTNRAAKSLAALKGRDQVTAEDIATVIPNCLRHRLRKDPLESIDSGLLVIEKFYEVFS, via the exons ATGGCAACTATACTAGGAACTTCTTCCGCTGCAATTTTGGCATATAGACCCTTCTCCAAACCTTCcattccttctctctctttaacCTCCTCAG GGCTGAGTTTTGGGAGGGAGTCTTATGGAGGGATTGGTCTTGTGGGTAAGAAAGGGAGGCCTCAGTTTCATGTTGCAGTCGCCTGTGTTGCAACAGACATTGGCTCTGTTGAGGAG GCCCAGAAGCTTGCTTCGAAAGAAAACCAGAGACCAGTGTATCCATTTGCTGCAATAGTAGGGCAAGATGAGATGAAATTATGCCTTTTGTTAAATGTGATTGATCCCAAGATTGGAGGTGTCATGATCATGGGTGATAGAGGAACGGGGAAGTCCACGACTGTTAGGTCCTTGGTTGATTTACTTCCTGAAATTAAGGTAGTTGCTGGTGACCCCTATAATTCAGATCCAGAAGATCCAGAGTCCATGGGTATTGAAGTCAGGGAGAGTGTCGTGAAAGGGGAGAATCTCACTGTTGTCATGACCAAAATTAACATGGTCGATTTGCCATTGGGAGCAACGGAGGATAGGGTTTGTGGGACAATTGACATCGAAAAGGCTCTCACCGAGGGGGTAAAGGCATTTGAGCCTGGTCTTCTTGCTAAAGCTAATAGAGGGATTCTTTATGTTGATGAAGTTAATCTTTTGGATGATCACTTAGTGGATGTTCTATTAGATTCTGCTGCTTCAGGGTGGAACACAGTGGAGAGAGAGGGTATTTCGATTTCACATCCTGCAAGGTTTATTTTGATTGGTTCTGGTAATCCTGAAGAAGGAGAGCTAAGGCCACAGCTACTAGATAGATTTGGAATGCATGCACAAGTGGGGACTGTAAGGGATGCGGAGCTCAGAGTGAAAATCGTGGAAGAGAGAGCTCGATTTGACAAAAATCCAAAGGAATTTCGTCATTCTTACAAGGCAGAGCAAGAGAAACTCCGGCAACAAATTGCCTCAGCTAGGGCTTGTCTTTCATCTGTACAGATAGATCATGATCTGAAGGTTAAAATCTCTAAGGTTTGTGCAGAGCTTAATGTTGATGGATTGAGAGGAGACATCGTGACAAATAGAGCTGCAAAATCCCTCGCTGCCCTGAAGGGTAGGGATCAAGTAACCGCAGAAGATATTGCTACTGTCATCCCCAATTGTTTGAGACATCGTCTTCGGAAGGATCCATTGGAGTCAATTGACTCAGGTTTACTTGTcattgagaaattttatgaggTTTTTAGCTGA